The following DNA comes from Spirochaetales bacterium.
TGGTACCAGACGGATAGATGACCGGAATATGCAAGGTAACAAGGAGTTCTCCGTTCTCCGTATACCCGCTAATTGCATCAGTATAATAGTTTTTTTCCGGAAATACAGGCGAGGATCGGGGCAAAAACCGGAGTCGTTTGAGTTCGTTTATCTGATGTTCGGTTTCCGAGATACGTTGCTGCAGTCGTTTACTCCCCGGCGATTCGCAGAGTTCCTTTTTCAATTGAGGAAGAAGTTCGTTTTCAAGATAATGGACTGCCTGTGACAGGGGCATTCTCATTCGGTTCGACCGTCTGAGGTATTCCTCTCCTTCATCGATACCGTACGGCGGGCCTTTCTGATTGCCGGGGGCAAGGACGGGGAGGAAGGTTTCAATGATTTTTCTGAGAAATCCGGGAAGCTTTTCCGGGTCGAGGACGGGTTCATACGTTTCATCCGGTCCGTCGTATTTTTTTATTGCATCGACAATGGCCGCGGCAAATATTTTGGCCGATTTATTTTCCTTGATAGTACTCTGAAAGAAATACCCCCCGCCTTCAAGGAGAAATTCGTGAAGAAGTTCCTTTGCCTTTTCATATCCCGGAGCGTTGTTCACAATGTGCTTTTGATCCTCGGAGATGCCGGAATCGAGCAGGCTTTCGAGCATCTGAACGGCTTTTTGTGATTTTGTCTGTGCGAGTTCCTGAATATTTTCTGTCTCTGAGGGGCGGATGTTCGTTTTCAGGGCGGTAATACAGTGCAGGGCGATCGTGAGTTTTATAATAATGAGTTCGAAAAGATCATCGAGGTCCTTAAGCCCGGAATATTCAAAATCAAGACGGCCGATCCGCTCCTCGAGTAAACGTTCCTTTATGAGGTAGTTTTCGAGGTTAATGTCGAATTGATCGATGATACCCTTTTTCATTTTGTTTTTTATATAAGGCCGCGGGCCGTTTGTGTGCCCATGAATGCCACCCTGCCACTATAAAGGGAGGGACGTACATTCCCGTACCCCCTCCCTTCCCTGACATTATATTGAAATAAAGAAAAAAAACAGCGGATGATCATAAAAAAAAAGAGGACCTCCTTGGACCTCTTTTCGTTTAGCAGGGGCAGGACTCGAACCTGCGACCTCCGGGTTATGAGCCCGACGAGCTGCCATCTGCTCTACCCTGCGGCGTATATCAATGTATAAACAATCGATAAAAAAATGTCAAGGCATACTTCCATATTTAATTGAATAATTATCGTTTTGCTGCCATTGTGATAACCGGGAATGACGGTGTGATTCACCGAATTGAACATACTCCTGAAAAGCCTGGAAATATCCTTTGGACCCATGCATGGTTCTGTGATACTGTCCGTGAAATTTATATACTTCCGGTGAATCCGTGGATAACCGTGGTGTAGGGAACGTCGTTCATCTATTGAAATATGAGGGGAATCGGTTTAAATTCGTAAGAAAGTCTTGACAGATTTCTCTAAAAAAATGTACATTAGGTGCTTAAAAGGCCCTTGTAGCTCAGCCGGTAGAGCACCTCCATGGTAAGGAGGGGGTCACCAGTTCGAATCTGGTCGAGGGCTTACTTTTTTATTTTTTCTCTATTGACACGATGGTGGAAATTTGTGTATAGTAGTTTTCCACCAGGTTATAGAAGGAGTAGTATGTAATGGCAAAAGGTAAGGCAAAAACAGTCGAGCTTATTGCGCTGCGGTGTTCCGAGTGCAAGAGACGTAATTATACAACATCCAAGAATAAACGCAATATGCAGGGGAAACTTGAATTAAAAAAGTATTGCAAATTCGATAAAAAACATACACTCCACAAAGAAGCAAAGATCAAGTGATCGGTACTATAGGCCAGTAGCTCCAATTGGCTAGAGCGCCGGTCTCCAAAACCGGATGTTGCAGGTTCGAGTCCTGCCTGGCCTGATACATAATTTCAGGAGAAAAAAGTGAAAAAAATAATTAGTTATATTAAGGAAAGTTATGCTGAATTAAAGAAAGTCATATGGCCGAGCAGGGAAGAGGTATTTTCATCGACCAAGGTTGTTATCATTTCGACGATTTTTATAGCTGCCGCGCTTGGTTTCATCGATATCTTGCTTTTTAGATTATTGAATCTTGTTTTTTAACAGTTGCGGAGGAAAATGGCTAAAGGGTGGTTTGTAGTCCATGTATATTCTGGACAGGAAAATAAAGTAGAAAAACAGATCAGGAAACTGATTGATAACGGCGAATTATCAGATTATATATTCGATGTCAAGGTCCCTTCCGAGGATATTATCGAAGTGAAGGACGGCAAGAAGCGTATGACATCGAAGAAGTTTCTTCCCGGTTACGTATTGGTGGAACTGGATCTGCCGGAGGCGGGGTGGAAAGAAGTGTGTGCCCAGGTAAGAAAAATTCCCGGAGTCACCGGATTTGTCGGATCCAACAGGAATCAAAAGCCGAAACCAATCGAACAGGATGAAGCAAAAGTGATTTTACAGAAGATTGGAGAGATCAAGTCGGAGAAAATACTGAAGCCAAAGATGGAGTTCAATGTGGGTGAGGTCGTGCGTATCATCGACGGCCCGTTCAACAGTTTCACGGGAAATATTGAAGAGATAAATTATGAAAAAAACAAGTTGAGAGTGATGGTCGGTATTTTCGGCAGGGCGACACCGGTTGAACTTGAGTTCTTGCAGGTGGAAAAGATTTAGTGCGGTAATACTGTTCTTTTTTCCGGATATATCGTGAACGTGAAGCTTGAAAATCAGGCAGAACGACGGAAACATGGTGAAGAAAGCGGTGATCCCGACGGGAAACACCGTCCGGAGCGGGATATTCCGGGACATCATAGCGGAAAGTATGTGAGTAAGGCACGAAAAGCCCTTGAAGAGGAAACGAAGCAAACATTATATACTTTAGACGTTTTTATGCGGAATAAAGAGATGGAGAAGATATATGGCTAAGAAAAAGGTAAAGGCATTGATTAAACTGCAGGTCCCGGCAGGAAAAGCCACTCCGGCGCCGCCGGTTGGTCCCGCGCTTGGTCCGCACGGAGTGAGTGCTCCACAGTTCGTTAAGCAGTTTAATGATAAAACGAAAAATATGGAAGAAGGATTGACGATTCCCGTTGTCATCACCGTGTATCAGGATAAATCCTTCAGTTTCATTACAAAGACTCCGCCCGCGGCAGTCCTTATCAAGAAGGCGTGTAATCTCGAAAAGGGTTCATCGGAACCGAACAAGCAGAAGGTGGCGACAATAACCAAAAAACAGCTTCAGGAGATTGCGACAACGAAAATGCCCGATCTGAACGCAACGGGCATGGAAGGCGCCGTCAAGATAATAGCGGGCACGGCACGCAGTATGGGTGTTTTGGTGGAGGAAGATTGACATGAAACGAGGAAAAAAATATCAGGCTGCGGTCAAGGACCATGACCGGAATACACGCTATGGTATCGAAGAAGCGGTATCGGGTCTTAAAAAATGCGCTTACGCCAAATTCGACGAGACAGTCGAGATCGCCATCAATCTCAATTTGAAAAAAGGGGTTTCGGTCAGGGATACGGTCGTACTCGAACACCAGTTCGGCAAGGAAAAAAAGATACTGGTATTCGCCAAGGGTGAAAAGGCGGACGAAGCGAAAAAAGCCGGTGCGACATATATAGGCGATACGGACCTCATCGAAAAAATCAAGGGTGGATGGATCGATTTCGACGTCGCGATCGCCACCCCGGATATGATGAAGGATGTCGGGAAACTCGGTCCGATTCTCGGACGAAGGGGTCTCATGCCGAATCCCAAAACACAGACAGTGACGTTTGATATTAAAGGGGCGATTTCCGAACTCAAAAAGGGACGTATGGAGTTCAGGGCGGACAAGACCGGGGTCGTTCATCTTCCCGTGGGCAAGGTCTCCATGGAAGACAACAAGATCGTTGAAAATGCAAAGGTTGTCATAAAAGAAGTGAACAGGAAAAAACCCGCTGATTTGAAAGGGGAGTTTATCAAATCGGTCGCCCTTTCTTCAACGATGGGTCCGGGATTTATGTTGTCGTTCAAGGAGCTTCTATCCTGACGGGCCGGCGGCCCGGATCGAAAGATGGACCTGAAACCCGGAAAAGGAAGCGTGGAGTGTTGACACTGCGGATGTACAAAAAGTATTGCACACCGTGGGGGTAAAAGAACGGTCGGATGATTCAGTTGATCGTCCCGTCATAGAGTGAAATAAAACGGGGATGATGCAAGGCGATACGGTAAGGCCGCATCCCTGTTTGTTACATACACGCGGGTTGCCGTGAAAGGAGAACTCATGGGAGAAAAAACACAATGTATTCAACAATATAAGGTTGATGCGGTCAATAAACTCAAGCAAGCAATCGAAGGTTCGAAAGATATCGTCTTTACCGATTTCAGGGGGCTGAATGTCGAAAAAATAACGGAACTTCGAACAAAATTATATGAACAGGATTCCGTACTCAAAGTCGCCAAAAATAACTTTATAAAGCTGGCCTTTAAATCGTATGACCTTCCCGATATTCAGGATATCATAAAAGGCCCGATCGCGCTTGCATTGATCAATCGGGACACGAGCCAGATACTCAAGATACTTTTCGACTATGCGAAGAACGAATCCTTTGCGGTGCGGGGCGGCATCGTCGATGGACGTCGTTTTTCACCGGAAAATCTCGAGACACTGTCGAGACTTCCGGGAAAAACACAACTTATCGGAATGTTGATGAGTGCCATGATCGGTCCGGTGAGAAATCTCCTCTACACCATGAACGGCGTCACTCAGAAACTGGTTCTCACCTTGAAGGCAATTGCCGATAAAAAGGAAGGAGAAAAAGGCGAGTAATAGGGGGGCGGTTCGTAAAAACCGTTAAACCGTACGGAAGCGGGAGTGTTGTCAATAAACACGGGGAACAAAGACGAAAATGTGTTTGTTGTGAAAGCGGGAGAAGCATCATCCTTCCCCGAGGAGGGGCGGAAAATGCTTACTTTATAAATAATGAAAAAGCGATTATTTTCCGGTGTATTCGGAATCGGGAAGAGTATTCCGTCCGACGGATAACATGCTTCTTGGTTGTTTATTCCATAACGGGAAGCCGGCGGAAACGGCCGGCTGTCTTTTAGGACGGGGAAAATCAGCCAGTTATCCGGAGAAAGAATATACATGGCAGGGATACATCGGGATGACATTTAAAACGATAAACTATTTGGTAGAGTGAAGGAGAAATTAGCATGGCAGCAATTACGAAAGAACAGATTCTGGACGCAATCGCAAACATGTCTGTACTCGAGGTTTCGGAACTTGTCAAGGATATGGAAGAGAAATTTAGCGTGACTGCGGCTGCACCTGTCGCTATGATCGGCGGCATGGACAGCGGACAGCAGGCGGGCGGTGCTCAGGAAGCATCCGAAGAAAAGACCGAATTCACCGTTGTCTTGAAGAGTTGCGATGACGGAAAGAAAATTCCGGTCATCAAGGAAGTCAAGGCTATTACCGGACTTGGATTGAAGGATGCGAAAGAACTCGTCGAAGCAGGGAATAAACCTGTGAAGGAAGACGTTTCGAAAGAGGAAGCTGAAAAAATCAAGGAAAGACTTGTCGCAGCCGGGGGTGTTGTAGAGATTCAGTAGATGAAACATACGACAGACACGAAAGGTTGTGTAGCTGGATAACATTAATGATGATAAATGACTCTTTAAATTTATTACTCGTGTGCCACCGGAATACGTATGTCCCGGTGGCAATATAAATTTAGGAGGGGAGACGATAATGAGCTCTAAAAAGCCTCAAATAATTAAACGAAAATACCTCGGAAAAGAATATAAGGATGTGATGGCTGTTCCCCACCTCATCGATATTCAACTTTCATCATTCGAACGCTTTATTCAACGGAATAGGTTGTTGGGCGGTGAAACGCCGCTTCGCCAGGGACTGGAAAGTGTTTTTCAGGACACCTTTCCCATCGAAAGTCCGAACGGAGAACTGGTTCTGGAATATTGCGGCTATTCATTGAATGAGGAAGGGGTCAAATATTCCGAACATGACTGTAAGGAAAAAGGCCTTACTTTTTCCATTCCTGTAAAGGCGAAGATAAATCTCCTTTTTCTCCAGACCGGAGAGATACGGCAAAAGGAAATTTATATGGGAGATATCCCCCTCATGACGGATCGGGGGACCTTTATTATCAATGGTGCGGAAAGGGTCGTCGTCAGCCAGATCCATCGTTCACCGGGTGTCATTTTTTCCCATGACAAGGGGATCTTTTCGTCGCGGATCATTCCGTATAAAGGTTCGTGGCTCGAGTTTGAGATAGATCAGAAAAGGGAACTTGTTTATACGAAAATAGACAGGAAAAAGAAAATCCTTATCACCATGTTTCTGAGGGCGCTTGGGTTTGATACCAGGGAAAAAATAATCGAGCTTTTCTATAAAATCAAGACGATAAAGCTTTCGGAATCGCGTGATGAGAAAGAAAAACTCGTCGGTAAGGTCTTTGCCAAGGAAGTATTTCTCGAGCATGAAAACGAGAAAAAAAAGCTTTATCGAGCGGGCGATAAAATACATCCTCACGATGTCGAAGAGTTGCTGCATCAGGGCATCAAGAAAATCGATATTATCGATTTCGAACATCCGGAATCCCTCCATTCAATGATCATTCTCAATTGCTTCGAACGTGAAGAGATGAAGGTGATGAAGGACGATCCCTCAAAGGACGAACCGACGAAAGAAGACGCGATATCTCACGTGTATTCGCATATCATGCCCGGCGAACCGATCACAATCGAAAGCGCCGAAAAAGATCTCCAATCGATGTTCTTTTCACCGAGACGATATGATCTCGGCAAGGTCGGCCGTTATAAACTCAATAAAAAATTCGACTACAAGGATATGGGTGATTCCCATACACTGCGAAAAGAAGACATCATCAATACAGTCAATTACCTTATTCAGGTATATATCGGTGAAGCGAATGTCGACGATATCGATCATCTGGGAAACAGGCGCGTTCGTTCGGTCGGGGAATTGCTTTCGAATCAACTCAAGACGGCCTTTGCCCGCATGGAACGAATCGCGAAGGAACGGATGAGTCTCAAGGAAATAGAGACGATCAAACCACAGGATCTTATTTCGATTAAACCGATTGTGACCAGCATCAAGGAGTTTTTCGGCTCGAGTCAGCTTTCGCAGTTTATGGACCAGGTCAATCCGCTCTCGGAATTGACGCACAAGCGGCGGTTGAACGCACTCGGGCCTGGCGGCCTCTCCAGAGACAGGGCGGGGTTTGAGGTAAGAGATGTTCATTATACCCATTACGGGCGCATGTGTCCGATCGAGACGCCTGAAGGACCGAATATCGGACTTATCGTTTCACTGGCCAATTATACCCGTGTCAATGAATACGGGTTCCTCGAAAGTCCTTACCGGAAAGTGGTCAACGGAAAGGCGACCACAAAGATCGAATACCTTTCCGCAATGGATGAAGAGCGGTATTTTATCGCGCAGGCGAACGCGCCGATAGCAAAAGACGGGACATTTTTGGAGAGTATGGTACCGGTCCGAAAGGGAGGTGATTATACGACGAGAACGCCCGCTGAAATCGATTATATGGACGTGTCGCCAAAGCAGGTCGTTTCCGTTTCGGCGTCGCTGATCCCGTTTCTCGAGCATGACGACGCGAACAGGGCGCTCATGGGTTCGAATATGCAGCGCCAGGCCGTTCCTCTTCTCCAGCCCGAACCCCCGCGGGTCGGAACGGGCATGGAAGGAAAGACGGCATATGATTCCGGGGTCTGTGTGATCGCAAAACGATCGGGGGTGATCACCTATGTCACATCGAAAGAAATTCAGATAAAGCCGGATAATGCGGCAAACAACAAGGATATCGACATTTACCGGCTTTTCAAGTTCAAGCGGACCAATCAGGACACCTGTTTCAATCAAAAACCGATTGTCAGAAAGGATATTCATGTGGAGGCGGGGGATGTCATCGCGGACGGTCCTGCGACGTCCAATGGCGAACTCGCGCTTGGAAGAAATGTCCTTGTCGCCTTTATGCCGTGGAACGGATACAATTATGAAGACGCTATACTGATTTCGGAAAATGTCGTCAAGGACGATATCTTTACCTCCATCCATATAAAGGAATTTTCCGTCGAAGTCCGGGAAACGAAACTCGGCCCTGAAAAGATTACAAGGGATATTCCAAACACGAGTGAACGCTCATTCGACCAGCTTGACGAGGAGGGAATAATCAGGGTCGGAGCGAAGGTCACCTCCGGGTTCATTCTGGTCGGCAAGGTGACTCCGAAAAGCGAGACGGATTCGACGCCGGAGTTCAAGCTTCTCAACTCCATTTTCGGTGAAAAAGCCAAAGAGGTGCGGGACACCTCCCTGAAAGTTCCCCATGGCGTTGAAGGAACCGTCATCGAAGTCCAGCGATTGAGACGGACGGAAGGCGATGATCTTGATCCCGGCGTGATCGAAGTAGTCAAGGTCCTTATCGCGACAAAGAGAAAACTTCAGGAAGGCGACAAGATGGCGGGACGGCACGGGAACAAGGGCGTCATCGCCAGGGTGCTTCCAGAAGAAGACATGCCGTTTATGGAGGACGGAACACCGGTCGATCTCGTGCTCAATCCGCTCGGTGTCCCGTCGAGAATGAATCTCGGACAGATACTCGAAACCGAACTCGGCTGGGCGGCTATGAAACTCGATGAATGGTATGCGACGCCGGTATTCCAGTCAGCGACCAACGAGATGATCGAGAAAAAACTGGAAGAATCACAGCTTCCTAAAAACTCGAAAATCAAGCTTTTTGACGGTCGAACCGGGATACCTTTCGAGAATCCGGTTAATGTCGGATATCTCTATATGCTGAAACTTCACCACCTTGTTGACGACAAGATTCATGCGCGTTCGACGGGCCCCTATTCGCTGGTAACACAGCAGCCGCTGGGAGGCAAAGCGCAATTCGGCGGTCAGCGGCTTGGAGAAATGGAGGTGTGGGCCCTTGAAGCCTACGGTGCCGCGAACACCCTTCAGGAACTTCTTACCATTAAGTCGGATGATATGACGGGGCGTGCCAGGATTTACGAGAGTATTGTCAAGGGAGAGGTTTCCTCTCCGGCCGGCATCCCGGAAAGCTTTAATGTCCTCATCCAGGAATTACGAGGACTCGCGCTGGATATCAAGATTTTCGATTCAAGGGGCAAACAGATTCCTCTCACGGAACGGGACGAGGAATTGATCAATCAGCAGGGCAGTCACTTTTAGGAGGAAAACAAAAGAATGAAAGAAATTCAGGATTTTGATACGATTATGTTAAAACTCGCCTCGCCGGAGCAGATTCGTGCCTGGTCGTACGGTGAGGTGAAAAAACCTGAAACTATCAACTACCGGACACTCAGACCCGAACGTGACGGTCTTTTCTGTGAGAAAATATTCGGCACGACGAAGGAATGGGAATGTTACTGCGGGAAGTTCAAATCCATACGGTACAAGGGTGTCATCTGCGACCGTTGCGGTGTCGAGGTGACCCATTTCAAGGTAAGGCGGGAACGAATGGGACATATCGAACTCGCATCACCGGTCTCACACATCTGGTATTACCGCTCCGTCCCCTCCCGTATGGGACTTCTGTTGGACCTTTCTCTCGCCTCATTGCGTTCGATTCTCTATTACGAGAAATATATCGTCATCGATCCGGGCGACACCGATCTGAAAAAGATGGATGTCCTGACTGAAGAAGATTACCATGAAGCGAAAGAACGGTACGGTATGGCGTTTATGGCGGGAATCGGCGCCGGCGCGATCAAAATCCTCCTTGAATCGCTGGATCTGGACGGGTTGTCCCAAGAGCTTCGCAAGGTAATGGTCGAGAAGGGACTCAAAGTCGACAAACGGCTTCTGAAAAGAATCAGTATCGTCGAGAATTTCAGGGATTCAGGCAACAGACCTGAATGGATGATTCTCGACGTCATCCCCGTTATTCCGCCGGAACTGCGGCCGATGGTACAGCTGGACGGGGGCAGGTTTGCAACGTCGGATTTAAACGATCTCTACAGACGGGTCATCAACAGGAACAACCGACTCAAGCGTCTACAGGCCCTCAACGCCCCTGATATCATAATAAGGAACGAGAAGAGGATGCTTCAGGAGGCGGTTGACGCCCTCTTCGATAATTCGAAAAAGCGTCGCGTTGTCAAAGGGGCCTCGAACAGGCCGCTTAAATCCCTCTCGGATATGCTCCGCGGAAAGCAGGGAAGATTCAGACAGAACCTTCTGGGCAAGCGCGTTGACTATTCGGGAAGGAGTGTTATCGTCGTCGGTCCGGAATTGAAACTGCATCAGTGCGGACTTCCGACAAAGATGGCCCTCGAACTCTATAAACCCTTTATCATGAAAAAACTCGTGGAAAAGGATGTTGTCTATAATATCAAGAAGGCAAAGACCTATGTCGAGCAGGAAACAGCGGAAGTTTATGCGGTACTCGACGAAGTGGTACGGGAACATCCTGTGCTGCTCAACAGGGCGCCGACACTCCACCGGCTGGGTATTCAGGCCTTCGAGCCCGTATTGATCGAAGGGAAGGCGATCAAGTTGCACCCGCTGGTCTGTCATGCATTTAATGCCGATTTTGACGGCGACCAGATGGCCGTTCACGTGCCGCTGACGCAGGCCGCGAGGATGGAGTGCTGGACGCTGATTCTTTCTTCCAGAAACCTGCTGGACCCCGCGAACGGCAATCCAATTACCGTGCCGACGCAGGATATGGTTCTTGGTATTAATTATCTGACGAAAATAAGGAATGGCGCGCAGGGTGAGGGACGGTATTATTCTTCGATCGAAGAAGTCCTCATGGCTGTCGATTCGAGGGATGTCGATTACCAGGCGCTCGTCAAGGTGCAGATAAAAGGAACATATATGGAGACGACACCGGGAAGGATTATTCTGAACGAGGAACTTCCGGAACAGGTCGGTTATATCAATGAAGAGATGAGCGAAAAACAACTTCACACACTCATTTCCGATTGTTATAAACGGTTCGGCTCATATATTACGGTCCAGATGCTCGATGTTATCAAGGAGATGGGGTTCACCTACGCGACAAAGTTCGGGGCGACGATCGGGATGGAAGACATTGTGGTTCCGGAAGCAAAAAAAGAGTTGCTGGCAAAGGCGAATGCCCAGGTGGAAGAGATCCAGCGGCAGTATCTCCAGGGGCATATAACAAATGAAGAACGGTACAACAGGGTCGTCGAGGTGTGGAGTACGACAAACGAGCTTGTCACCAACGAAATGATGGAGAAACTCAAGACGGACAAGGGCGGGTTCAATCCGGTGTATATGATGGCGCATTCGGGCGCGAGGGGGAGCAGAACGCAGATTCGCCAGCTCGCGGGTATGCGCGGTCTTATGGCGAAACCTTCAGGCGACATCATCGAGCTGCCGATCCGTTCGAACTTCAAGGAAGGGCTTTCGGTCATCGAGTTTTTCATCTCGACGAACGGCGCGCGAAAAGGTCTTGCCGATACGGCGCTTAAAACGGCCGATGCCGGATACCTGACGAGAAGACTCGTGGATATCGCACAGGATGTGGTCGTCAATGAATTCGACTGCGGGACAATTAATGGTATAGAACGCGCGGCGATCAAGGACGGTGAGGAAATCGTCGAACAGCTGCGTGACAGAATAGCGGGACGGTTCACACTCGAACGGGTAAAACATCCCATCACGGGTGAAATACTGGTCGATGTCAACCAGGAGATTACCGATGAACTTGCAGAGAAGATCGATGAGGCGGGTATCGAATCGGTGCGGATCAGAACCGGACTCACCTGCGAGGCAAAGCACGGCGTGTGCGTCAAGTGTTACGGGAGAAATCTGGCAACCAATAAAACGGTCGATATCGGTGAGGCGGTCGGTATTATCGCAGCCCAATCGATCGGACAGCCCGGTACACAGTTGACCATGAGGACTTTTCATATCGGTGGCGCCGCAACTAAAATTACCGAAGAAAACCGAGTGTATTTACGGTATCCGGTATATGTCAAACAGATAGACGGAAACAGGGTAAAACTCGAAAACGGGAATATGCTTTTCACCCGGAAAGGCCAGATTATCATCAACCGTATTTTTCAGAATATCGATTTGAAACCGAAAGACAAACTCCTTGTCGAAAACGATCAAAAAGTCATCAGGGATCAGCCGATCATCGAACGGAAAAACAAAAAGATACTTTCTTCCGATATTGCCTATGTGATCGTGAAGGGGAATCAGCTTCTTCTGATCGCACAGGATCATAAAATCGATATAAGAAACGGATCCGCGCTCGTGGTGAAAGAGGGAGATATTGTCGCACCGGAAGAGGCGCTGGCCTTTTTCGATCCGTTCAGCGAACCGATTATTTCCGAGGTCGACGGGCGCGTCAAATTCGAGGATATCATCCTGGGCACGACGCTGAAAGAGGAGATCAATGAGGAGACGGGAAAGACGGACAAAAAGGTCATGGAGTTTACGCTTGAGACCCTCCAGCCGAGGATTGTCGTCTATGACAAGTCCGGTGTCGAGGTCGCGACATATTTTCTTCCGGGCGGGGCATATCTGAATATCGAAGACGGCGATACCATAAAAGCGGGAACAATTCTGGCAAAACTGCTCAAGGAAAGCGTGAAAACACGCGATATTACCGGCGGTCTTCCGCGTGTCGGAGAGCTTTTTGAATCGAGAAGACCAAAGAATCCGGCAGTTCTGGCACGGATCAGCGGAACTGTCCATTTTAAGGGAATCGTCAAGGGTAAACGCAACGTTGTCGTCATCGATCCTTTTGAAAAGGAATACAAACACCTTATACCGATGGGAAAACATCTTCTGGTACGTGACGGTGATAAAGTGAAAGCGGGTGAACCGCTTTGTGAGGGAAATATCGATCCGCATGATATCCTTAATATACTCGGGGAAAACGCCCTTCAGAGTTATCTCGTCAATGAAATCCAGGAAGTCTACCGGCTTCAGGGTGTCAATATCAACGATA
Coding sequences within:
- a CDS encoding 50S ribosomal protein L1, giving the protein MKRGKKYQAAVKDHDRNTRYGIEEAVSGLKKCAYAKFDETVEIAINLNLKKGVSVRDTVVLEHQFGKEKKILVFAKGEKADEAKKAGATYIGDTDLIEKIKGGWIDFDVAIATPDMMKDVGKLGPILGRRGLMPNPKTQTVTFDIKGAISELKKGRMEFRADKTGVVHLPVGKVSMEDNKIVENAKVVIKEVNRKKPADLKGEFIKSVALSSTMGPGFMLSFKELLS
- the nusG gene encoding transcription termination/antitermination factor NusG, producing the protein MAKGWFVVHVYSGQENKVEKQIRKLIDNGELSDYIFDVKVPSEDIIEVKDGKKRMTSKKFLPGYVLVELDLPEAGWKEVCAQVRKIPGVTGFVGSNRNQKPKPIEQDEAKVILQKIGEIKSEKILKPKMEFNVGEVVRIIDGPFNSFTGNIEEINYEKNKLRVMVGIFGRATPVELEFLQVEKI
- the secE gene encoding preprotein translocase subunit SecE: MKKIISYIKESYAELKKVIWPSREEVFSSTKVVIISTIFIAAALGFIDILLFRLLNLVF
- the rpoB gene encoding DNA-directed RNA polymerase subunit beta codes for the protein MSSKKPQIIKRKYLGKEYKDVMAVPHLIDIQLSSFERFIQRNRLLGGETPLRQGLESVFQDTFPIESPNGELVLEYCGYSLNEEGVKYSEHDCKEKGLTFSIPVKAKINLLFLQTGEIRQKEIYMGDIPLMTDRGTFIINGAERVVVSQIHRSPGVIFSHDKGIFSSRIIPYKGSWLEFEIDQKRELVYTKIDRKKKILITMFLRALGFDTREKIIELFYKIKTIKLSESRDEKEKLVGKVFAKEVFLEHENEKKKLYRAGDKIHPHDVEELLHQGIKKIDIIDFEHPESLHSMIILNCFEREEMKVMKDDPSKDEPTKEDAISHVYSHIMPGEPITIESAEKDLQSMFFSPRRYDLGKVGRYKLNKKFDYKDMGDSHTLRKEDIINTVNYLIQVYIGEANVDDIDHLGNRRVRSVGELLSNQLKTAFARMERIAKERMSLKEIETIKPQDLISIKPIVTSIKEFFGSSQLSQFMDQVNPLSELTHKRRLNALGPGGLSRDRAGFEVRDVHYTHYGRMCPIETPEGPNIGLIVSLANYTRVNEYGFLESPYRKVVNGKATTKIEYLSAMDEERYFIAQANAPIAKDGTFLESMVPVRKGGDYTTRTPAEIDYMDVSPKQVVSVSASLIPFLEHDDANRALMGSNMQRQAVPLLQPEPPRVGTGMEGKTAYDSGVCVIAKRSGVITYVTSKEIQIKPDNAANNKDIDIYRLFKFKRTNQDTCFNQKPIVRKDIHVEAGDVIADGPATSNGELALGRNVLVAFMPWNGYNYEDAILISENVVKDDIFTSIHIKEFSVEVRETKLGPEKITRDIPNTSERSFDQLDEEGIIRVGAKVTSGFILVGKVTPKSETDSTPEFKLLNSIFGEKAKEVRDTSLKVPHGVEGTVIEVQRLRRTEGDDLDPGVIEVVKVLIATKRKLQEGDKMAGRHGNKGVIARVLPEEDMPFMEDGTPVDLVLNPLGVPSRMNLGQILETELGWAAMKLDEWYATPVFQSATNEMIEKKLEESQLPKNSKIKLFDGRTGIPFENPVNVGYLYMLKLHHLVDDKIHARSTGPYSLVTQQPLGGKAQFGGQRLGEMEVWALEAYGAANTLQELLTIKSDDMTGRARIYESIVKGEVSSPAGIPESFNVLIQELRGLALDIKIFDSRGKQIPLTERDEELINQQGSHF
- the rplL gene encoding 50S ribosomal protein L7/L12 gives rise to the protein MAAITKEQILDAIANMSVLEVSELVKDMEEKFSVTAAAPVAMIGGMDSGQQAGGAQEASEEKTEFTVVLKSCDDGKKIPVIKEVKAITGLGLKDAKELVEAGNKPVKEDVSKEEAEKIKERLVAAGGVVEIQ
- the rplK gene encoding 50S ribosomal protein L11, translating into MAKKKVKALIKLQVPAGKATPAPPVGPALGPHGVSAPQFVKQFNDKTKNMEEGLTIPVVITVYQDKSFSFITKTPPAAVLIKKACNLEKGSSEPNKQKVATITKKQLQEIATTKMPDLNATGMEGAVKIIAGTARSMGVLVEED
- a CDS encoding 50S ribosomal protein L10, with the translated sequence MGEKTQCIQQYKVDAVNKLKQAIEGSKDIVFTDFRGLNVEKITELRTKLYEQDSVLKVAKNNFIKLAFKSYDLPDIQDIIKGPIALALINRDTSQILKILFDYAKNESFAVRGGIVDGRRFSPENLETLSRLPGKTQLIGMLMSAMIGPVRNLLYTMNGVTQKLVLTLKAIADKKEGEKGE
- the rpmG gene encoding 50S ribosomal protein L33 → MAKGKAKTVELIALRCSECKRRNYTTSKNKRNMQGKLELKKYCKFDKKHTLHKEAKIK